A section of the Dethiosulfovibrio faecalis genome encodes:
- the prdC gene encoding proline reductase-associated electron transfer protein PrdC, producing the protein MNYLFNIPLSMHIGKPSSPTVKEGDLVERGQCVAEPDGLGARIHSSVSGVVKEISEGFIVIEASENQSRDYVKVKKGKDMVETVFNAGVVGAGGAGFPTHVKLKTDLNGGHIVANAAECEPALHHNIKGIEKDAGLFIRGIRHAMRMTGAGDAVIGIKGKNENAVAALRKELGSDDSIKIHLLADMYPMGEERALIHDIFGTWLEPTQLPSDAGCVVLNVETLKNIAMAIDEFKPVIDKDFTIIGKIGRPDGVRIFSDVPVGTSVKKLIEDVGGIDGDFGELIIGGPYTGKAAGIDDSVVTKISGGAIVTIPFPQFRGKLGLLVCACGADEARLRDIARKMGSEVVSVAECKNVVKIKGANKCMTPGDCPGQAQAVLKLKREGAERLLISNCSDCSNTVMCSAPNLGLPVYHHTDHVMRTIGHDLTRRLPFSGDE; encoded by the coding sequence TTGAACTACTTATTCAATATCCCTTTGTCTATGCACATAGGGAAACCAAGTTCTCCGACAGTGAAAGAAGGGGATTTGGTCGAACGAGGGCAGTGTGTCGCCGAGCCCGACGGCTTGGGGGCCAGGATCCATTCCAGCGTGTCCGGGGTGGTGAAGGAGATATCCGAAGGTTTCATCGTGATAGAGGCGAGCGAGAACCAGTCTAGGGACTACGTCAAGGTCAAGAAGGGCAAGGACATGGTCGAGACCGTCTTCAACGCCGGAGTGGTCGGAGCCGGAGGCGCCGGTTTTCCCACTCACGTGAAGCTTAAGACCGATCTAAACGGAGGGCATATAGTCGCGAACGCCGCGGAATGCGAGCCCGCTCTTCACCATAACATAAAGGGAATCGAGAAGGACGCGGGGCTCTTCATAAGGGGAATCCGCCATGCCATGCGGATGACCGGGGCCGGCGATGCCGTCATAGGGATCAAGGGAAAGAACGAAAACGCTGTAGCGGCCCTGCGCAAGGAGCTTGGCAGCGACGATTCCATCAAGATCCACCTCCTCGCCGATATGTATCCCATGGGGGAGGAGCGGGCTTTGATACACGATATCTTCGGGACCTGGCTGGAGCCCACCCAGCTGCCTTCGGATGCAGGTTGCGTGGTCTTGAACGTGGAGACCCTCAAGAACATAGCCATGGCTATCGACGAGTTCAAACCGGTGATAGACAAGGATTTCACGATCATAGGGAAGATAGGACGGCCCGACGGAGTGAGGATCTTTTCCGATGTCCCCGTGGGGACCTCGGTCAAAAAGCTTATCGAAGACGTCGGTGGCATCGACGGAGATTTCGGGGAGCTCATAATAGGCGGTCCCTATACCGGAAAGGCGGCGGGCATAGACGATTCGGTCGTCACCAAGATCTCCGGGGGCGCCATAGTCACGATACCTTTCCCTCAGTTCAGGGGAAAACTCGGTTTATTGGTCTGCGCGTGTGGAGCCGACGAGGCCAGGCTTCGGGATATAGCCCGCAAGATGGGGTCGGAGGTCGTGTCCGTAGCGGAGTGCAAGAACGTCGTGAAGATAAAGGGTGCCAATAAGTGCATGACTCCGGGGGATTGTCCCGGTCAAGCTCAGGCCGTTTTGAAGCTGAAGAGGGAGGGGGCTGAGAGGCTTTTGATTTCCAATTGCAGCGACTGTAGCAACACGGTCATGTGCAGCGCCCCTAATCTGGGGTTGCCTGTATATCACCA